One Halocalculus aciditolerans DNA segment encodes these proteins:
- a CDS encoding type II/IV secretion system ATPase subunit: MSSSLPASAPPPTPPDDPEAWYAPAVVDQHAVHPGVVATIAETPDGFTYDVREPALTAPDRAALDRVDAYFEGVAPERPRTREGTVERAAAGLDEKHRRVLDRLHDGSANARRRLAYAVLCARRCLGELTSYALDDAVEVAATTGGDVEVHTRSFAPADTALDDPEHLDRFLSERLASYTVPFRDFDVPVVVYRRHLLDGDAFDVRYAVQEPAKLPGDDALLDAAKARVRDANVDGVVEDRTEFVRAVAERFLDRRLTAGDTRAWVDAARNRARRALAAYDLALPPAGDRYAPGRLDDLVYYVLRDLVGEGALTIPVRDPHLEDVEANRVGERVKVVPRRGLGASGRIPTNLAFDTETGFVSLVRGLAASDGVELTAASPSAKVNLAPREVPDAVTIRCAVALPVISEDGPHVSIRKQAPDALTPVDLVDAGSLPTELVTLLWLAYEHHGVVLFSGPTGVGKTTLLNAHMPFVAPRDRPISIDEGSREVALPHETGVSLTTRDHEDPHKRVTMADLMTESNYLNPDVEIIAEINTPASFETFGEVLNTGHGVLGTLHARDIESLVNRVVEQGLPSYLLREVDLVVFPRFVDGERYVGDVVELLGDDHADRADGFVEKDGDRVPYHTVVSRTADGGFAVADDPVLFETLAARTDRPAEAVEREFDRKHDYVRYLVDADVSDTDALFAFLGDIRADEAATVAGLGDA, from the coding sequence ATGTCATCCTCGCTGCCGGCGAGCGCGCCGCCGCCGACGCCGCCGGACGACCCCGAGGCGTGGTACGCGCCCGCCGTCGTCGACCAGCACGCCGTCCACCCGGGCGTCGTCGCCACCATCGCGGAGACCCCCGACGGGTTCACCTACGACGTCCGCGAACCCGCGCTCACCGCGCCGGACCGCGCGGCGCTCGACCGCGTCGACGCCTACTTCGAGGGCGTCGCGCCCGAACGCCCCCGAACCCGCGAGGGGACGGTCGAGCGCGCGGCCGCGGGGCTCGACGAGAAACACCGCCGCGTCCTCGACCGCCTCCACGACGGCTCGGCGAACGCCCGCCGCCGCCTCGCCTACGCCGTTCTCTGCGCCCGGCGGTGCCTCGGTGAACTCACCTCGTACGCGCTCGACGACGCCGTCGAAGTCGCCGCCACCACCGGCGGCGACGTCGAAGTCCACACCCGCTCGTTCGCCCCCGCCGACACCGCGCTCGACGACCCCGAACACCTCGACCGCTTCCTCTCCGAACGCCTCGCCTCGTACACCGTGCCGTTCCGCGACTTCGACGTCCCGGTCGTCGTCTACCGCCGCCACCTCCTCGACGGCGACGCCTTCGACGTCCGATACGCCGTCCAGGAACCCGCGAAACTCCCCGGCGACGACGCCCTCCTCGACGCCGCGAAAGCCCGCGTCCGTGACGCGAACGTCGACGGCGTCGTCGAGGACCGAACCGAATTCGTTCGAGCGGTCGCCGAGCGCTTCCTCGACCGCCGCCTCACCGCCGGCGACACCCGCGCGTGGGTGGACGCCGCGCGGAACCGCGCCCGCCGCGCCCTCGCCGCCTACGACCTCGCGCTCCCGCCCGCGGGCGACCGCTACGCGCCCGGCCGCCTCGACGACCTCGTCTACTACGTCCTCCGCGACCTCGTCGGCGAAGGCGCGCTCACCATCCCCGTCCGCGACCCCCACCTCGAAGACGTCGAAGCCAACCGAGTCGGCGAGCGCGTGAAAGTCGTCCCGCGCCGCGGCCTCGGCGCGTCCGGCCGCATCCCGACGAACCTCGCGTTCGACACCGAAACCGGGTTCGTCTCCCTCGTCCGCGGGCTCGCCGCGAGCGACGGCGTCGAACTCACCGCCGCCTCGCCCTCCGCGAAAGTCAACCTCGCTCCCCGCGAGGTGCCGGACGCCGTCACCATCCGCTGTGCGGTCGCGCTCCCCGTCATCTCCGAGGACGGCCCGCACGTCTCCATCCGCAAGCAGGCCCCGGACGCCCTCACGCCCGTCGACCTCGTCGACGCCGGGTCGCTCCCCACGGAGCTCGTGACGCTGCTCTGGCTCGCCTACGAACACCACGGCGTCGTGCTCTTCTCCGGCCCCACGGGCGTCGGGAAGACCACGCTCCTGAACGCGCACATGCCGTTCGTCGCGCCGCGCGACCGCCCCATCAGCATCGACGAAGGCTCTCGCGAGGTCGCCCTCCCCCACGAGACCGGCGTCTCCCTCACGACGCGCGACCACGAGGACCCGCACAAGCGCGTCACCATGGCCGACCTCATGACCGAATCGAACTACCTCAACCCCGACGTCGAAATCATCGCGGAGATCAACACGCCCGCGAGCTTCGAGACGTTCGGCGAAGTCCTCAACACCGGCCACGGCGTCCTCGGCACGCTCCACGCCCGTGACATCGAATCGCTCGTGAACCGCGTCGTCGAACAGGGCCTTCCCTCCTACCTCCTCCGCGAGGTCGACCTCGTCGTCTTCCCGCGGTTCGTCGACGGCGAGCGCTACGTCGGCGACGTCGTCGAACTCCTCGGCGACGACCACGCCGACCGCGCGGACGGCTTCGTCGAGAAGGACGGCGACCGCGTCCCCTACCACACCGTCGTCTCCCGCACCGCCGACGGCGGGTTCGCGGTCGCCGACGACCCCGTTCTCTTCGAGACGCTCGCCGCGCGCACCGACCGCCCCGCCGAGGCCGTCGAACGCGAGTTCGACCGGAAGCACGACTACGTCCGCTACCTCGTCGACGCGGACGTGAGCGACACCGACGCGCTCTTCGCGTTCCTCGGCGACATCCGCGCCGACGAAGCCGCGACCGTCGCCGGCCTGGGGGACGCGTGA
- a CDS encoding SDR family NAD(P)-dependent oxidoreductase has protein sequence MNVVVTGGTGAIGRAVVESVADEPAVFSYQTREDAAAELAAKTTGESAPTTAHPLDVTDTESVEAFVDAAADDLGSVDAVVHTVGTVDPAPPDALDDERWERVLDTNLTGAFRVARATLPALRASGGSLVFLSSIGGTAGTVDPAYAASKAGLHGLVRSLAREAGPDGVRVNAVVPGPVDSPMNDDIVDYLGEREFHGHENVDTHLPTYACEPAAVADAVTYLVDGDYVHGELLNVNGGMQFR, from the coding sequence ATGAACGTCGTCGTCACCGGCGGCACGGGAGCCATCGGTCGCGCCGTCGTCGAATCCGTCGCGGACGAACCGGCGGTGTTCTCCTATCAGACGCGGGAAGACGCGGCGGCCGAACTCGCCGCGAAGACGACGGGAGAGAGCGCGCCGACGACCGCGCATCCGCTCGACGTGACGGACACGGAGAGCGTCGAAGCGTTCGTCGACGCGGCGGCCGACGACCTCGGGAGCGTCGACGCGGTCGTTCACACCGTCGGAACGGTCGACCCCGCGCCGCCGGACGCCCTCGACGACGAGCGGTGGGAACGCGTCCTCGACACGAACCTCACGGGCGCGTTCCGCGTCGCCCGCGCGACCCTCCCCGCGCTCCGGGCGTCGGGCGGGTCGCTCGTCTTCCTCTCGAGCATCGGTGGAACGGCGGGAACGGTCGATCCGGCCTACGCGGCGAGCAAGGCCGGTCTTCACGGTCTCGTCCGGTCGCTCGCGCGCGAAGCCGGCCCGGACGGCGTCCGCGTGAACGCCGTCGTCCCCGGTCCCGTCGACTCCCCGATGAACGACGACATCGTCGACTACCTCGGCGAGCGGGAGTTCCACGGGCACGAGAACGTCGACACGCACCTTCCGACGTACGCCTGCGAGCCCGCTGCGGTCGCCGACGCCGTCACCTACCTCGTCGACGGTGACTACGTCCACGGCGAACTCCTGAACGTCAACGGGGGGATGCAGTTCCGATGA
- a CDS encoding inositol monophosphatase family protein produces the protein MTDRATVAERAARDGADVAQAGFRRGLAVERKDGKTDVVTQADRDAQDVVLDAIRAHYPSDPVVGEEADELKAIPEFGPAWVVDPIDGTNNFVRDIPLWATAVAAVEDMEALAAAVVLPALGDVYLADDESVTLNGRPASVSDRTDPETFAVCPTIWWDFDRRDEYARACESVVERFGDLRRFGSAQAVLAMVAAGQLDAAITNVRANPWDSVAGAHMVDVAGGTVTDLTGEPWRPDSRGIVASNGEAHDVVLDAARDIDG, from the coding sequence ATGACTGACCGCGCGACGGTCGCCGAGCGCGCCGCGCGCGACGGGGCGGACGTGGCGCAGGCCGGGTTCCGCCGAGGCCTCGCTGTCGAGCGGAAGGACGGAAAGACGGACGTCGTCACGCAGGCGGACCGGGACGCCCAGGACGTCGTCCTCGACGCCATCCGCGCGCACTATCCGAGCGATCCGGTCGTCGGCGAGGAAGCCGACGAGCTGAAAGCGATTCCCGAGTTCGGGCCGGCGTGGGTCGTCGACCCCATCGACGGCACGAACAACTTCGTACGCGATATCCCGCTCTGGGCGACCGCCGTCGCCGCCGTCGAGGACATGGAGGCGCTCGCGGCCGCGGTCGTCCTCCCGGCGCTCGGCGACGTCTACCTCGCCGACGACGAGTCGGTGACGCTGAACGGCCGGCCCGCTTCCGTGAGCGACCGCACCGACCCGGAGACGTTCGCGGTCTGCCCGACAATCTGGTGGGATTTCGACCGCCGCGACGAGTACGCCCGCGCGTGCGAGAGCGTCGTCGAGCGCTTCGGCGACCTCCGGCGGTTCGGGAGCGCGCAGGCCGTCCTCGCGATGGTCGCCGCCGGCCAGCTCGACGCCGCCATCACGAACGTCCGCGCGAACCCCTGGGACTCCGTCGCCGGCGCGCACATGGTCGACGTCGCCGGCGGCACCGTCACCGACCTAACGGGAGAGCCCTGGCGGCCCGATTCGAGGGGCATCGTCGCCTCCAACGGTGAAGCCCACGACGTCGTCCTCGACGCCGCGCGAGACATCGACGGCTGA
- the thiE gene encoding thiamine phosphate synthase — protein MGAYLVTQSNRSRGRSTREIVDAAIDGGVDVVQLREKHATARERYALARDIRKRTWDADVTFVVNDRVDTAVAVGADGVHLGDDDLPVGVARDILGPDALVGRSVSTVEGARAAVDAGADYLGVGAVFETSSKETAEEETEIGLETVESVANAVDVPVVAIGGITPENAEDVVAAGADGVAVVSAITAADDPAAATRELAAAVERGGGR, from the coding sequence ATGGGGGCGTATCTGGTGACGCAGTCGAACCGCTCTCGCGGCCGGTCGACGCGAGAAATCGTGGACGCAGCCATCGACGGCGGCGTGGACGTCGTGCAACTCCGCGAGAAGCACGCGACGGCCCGCGAGCGGTACGCGCTCGCCCGGGACATCCGCAAGCGAACGTGGGACGCGGACGTGACATTCGTCGTGAACGACCGCGTCGACACCGCGGTCGCGGTGGGTGCCGACGGCGTCCACCTCGGCGACGACGACCTCCCCGTCGGCGTCGCGCGCGACATCCTCGGCCCCGACGCCCTCGTGGGGCGCTCCGTCTCGACCGTCGAGGGCGCGCGCGCCGCAGTAGACGCGGGCGCGGACTACCTCGGCGTCGGCGCGGTCTTCGAGACGTCCTCGAAGGAGACCGCCGAGGAGGAGACCGAAATCGGCCTGGAGACCGTGGAATCGGTCGCGAACGCCGTCGACGTTCCCGTCGTCGCGATCGGCGGTATCACGCCGGAGAACGCCGAGGACGTGGTGGCTGCGGGCGCGGACGGCGTCGCGGTCGTCTCCGCGATAACCGCCGCGGACGACCCGGCAGCCGCGACGCGTGAACTCGCGGCCGCCGTCGAGAGAGGTGGGGGCCGATGA
- the mutL gene encoding DNA mismatch repair endonuclease MutL, producing the protein MTADERDDGAGGGDASEDAGVVRALDAATVDRIAAGEVVERPASVVKELVENSLDADADEVRVSVAGDGTDEIVVRDDGVGMRARDLEVAVEQHTTSKLRDAEDLESGIGTLGFRGEALHTIGAVSKTTITTTPRAGERRGAELTIEGGAVGEVEPAGRPPGTTVAVRDLFYNTPARREFLKTPATEFARVNRIVSRYALANPGVAVRLTHDDRETFSTPGRGDVLEAILAVYGRDVAEAMVRVDATPETDAVDRITGYVSHPETTRSTREYLATFVNGRYVSDRALREPVIEAYGGQLASDRFPFVVLDVTLDPSRVDANVHPRKTEVRFDDESAVRDAIETAVRDALLDEGIVRSRAPRGKSQPEDATLATDFDDADTAATTDTADSADADAGANPPTVSGKSAGSTSPSRSPSSPTPAYSAGDSPSNASSAERSGSSDRSGPSGSSATSRSAASSGSSRESRPSSANVEPGTSARVRPAGRNAKLADDGARENEGVPERESLPNLRVLGQLHGTYVVAETERGLVLIDQHAADERVRYEELRARLAARPDSQRLVAPVDVSLTAAEAAVFEDALSDLDALGFDAHLDGRTAVVEAVPAVFGSVLDPDLVADVLAGATEEAAGDDVLDAADALLADMACKPAIKGNTSLPEGDVTALLERLDGCENPWSCPHGRPVVVELGGDELDARFERDYPGHADRAPE; encoded by the coding sequence ATGACTGCGGACGAGCGAGACGACGGAGCCGGGGGCGGTGACGCGAGCGAGGACGCGGGCGTGGTTCGCGCGCTCGACGCGGCGACGGTGGACCGCATCGCGGCGGGCGAGGTCGTCGAGCGACCCGCCTCGGTCGTGAAAGAGCTCGTGGAGAACAGCCTCGACGCGGACGCCGACGAGGTCCGGGTGAGCGTCGCGGGCGACGGCACGGACGAAATCGTGGTTCGCGACGACGGCGTGGGGATGCGTGCGCGCGACCTCGAAGTCGCCGTGGAGCAGCACACGACGTCGAAGCTCCGGGACGCCGAGGATTTGGAGTCGGGCATCGGGACGCTCGGGTTCCGCGGGGAGGCGCTGCACACCATCGGCGCGGTCTCGAAGACGACCATCACGACGACGCCGCGAGCGGGCGAGCGACGGGGCGCGGAACTCACCATCGAGGGCGGCGCGGTCGGCGAAGTCGAGCCCGCTGGACGCCCGCCCGGGACGACGGTGGCGGTCCGCGACCTCTTCTACAACACGCCCGCGCGCCGCGAGTTCCTCAAGACGCCCGCGACGGAGTTCGCGCGCGTCAACCGCATCGTCTCCCGGTACGCGCTCGCGAACCCCGGCGTCGCCGTCCGCCTGACGCACGACGACCGCGAGACGTTCTCGACGCCCGGCCGCGGCGACGTTCTGGAGGCCATACTCGCGGTCTACGGCCGCGACGTCGCCGAAGCGATGGTGCGCGTCGACGCCACGCCAGAAACCGACGCCGTCGACCGAATCACGGGCTACGTCAGCCATCCGGAGACGACGCGCTCGACGCGCGAATACCTCGCCACCTTCGTCAACGGCCGGTACGTGAGCGATAGAGCCCTCCGCGAGCCCGTCATCGAGGCCTACGGCGGCCAGCTCGCCAGCGACCGTTTTCCGTTTGTCGTCCTCGACGTCACCCTCGATCCGAGTCGCGTGGACGCGAACGTCCACCCCCGGAAGACGGAGGTCCGCTTCGACGACGAATCCGCCGTCAGGGACGCCATCGAAACCGCCGTCAGGGACGCCCTCCTCGACGAAGGCATCGTCCGCTCGCGCGCCCCGCGCGGGAAGTCCCAGCCCGAGGACGCCACGCTCGCCACCGACTTCGACGACGCAGACACCGCCGCCACCACCGATACCGCCGACAGCGCGGACGCTGACGCCGGCGCGAACCCCCCGACTGTTTCGGGGAAGTCGGCGGGGAGCACGTCGCCGTCTCGTTCCCCGTCGTCGCCGACGCCCGCGTACTCCGCGGGGGATTCGCCCTCGAACGCCTCGTCCGCTGAGCGCTCGGGCTCGTCGGATCGGTCGGGGCCTTCCGGCTCGTCGGCGACGTCGCGGTCTGCGGCGTCGTCGGGTTCGTCGAGGGAGTCGCGGCCGTCGTCGGCGAACGTCGAGCCCGGGACGTCCGCGCGGGTTCGTCCGGCGGGACGGAACGCGAAACTCGCCGACGACGGAGCGCGTGAGAATGAGGGGGTCCCGGAGCGCGAGTCGCTACCGAACCTTCGAGTCTTGGGACAGCTGCACGGGACGTACGTCGTCGCGGAGACCGAGCGCGGGCTCGTTCTGATTGACCAGCACGCGGCGGACGAGCGCGTGCGCTACGAGGAACTCCGCGCGCGACTCGCGGCGCGCCCGGACTCCCAGCGCCTCGTCGCGCCCGTCGACGTCTCGCTCACCGCCGCGGAAGCCGCCGTCTTCGAAGACGCCCTCTCGGACCTCGACGCCCTCGGGTTCGACGCGCACCTCGACGGCCGCACCGCCGTCGTCGAGGCCGTCCCCGCGGTCTTCGGGAGCGTCCTCGACCCCGACCTCGTCGCCGACGTCCTCGCGGGCGCGACCGAAGAAGCCGCCGGCGACGACGTCCTCGACGCCGCCGACGCCCTCCTCGCCGACATGGCCTGCAAACCCGCGATAAAGGGGAACACGAGCCTCCCCGAAGGCGACGTCACCGCGCTCCTCGAACGACTCGACGGCTGCGAGAACCCCTGGAGCTGCCCGCACGGCCGCCCGGTCGTCGTCGAACTCGGCGGGGACGAACTCGACGCGCGCTTCGAGCGCGACTACCCGGGGCACGCCGACCGCGCGCCGGAATAA
- a CDS encoding type II secretion system F family protein encodes MSTNPLDRGLYALFSRHADRDRHAVDRRRYRVAGPTIGFDLFVARLYGVAWLAALLAAAGATLLVLSLPPATEHALAALAARVAPDAAPEIRVPRLLGAFALALLVGVTARAGTVAAVRAYLRWAARARRVDVERTLPGAVRYLRVLASGEPDRRELLAAVADRPSAYGGTAAAFRDVLNRAAVTGSLAGALRDAARVTPSRDLLAPFLLQYREHAAQGSDAVEGYLRLEARMLANRQDRARRQAEGFLELLSELFVVLLVLPALLVVVVTALGVLAPGLGREVLTPLGGVTLRALVVYGSAGFVLVVGLAAAALVDTFRLAGYGGVRHARSPGVDTLRNALSNPVDAIPVFGLFGLAVAVGLALGGDDLVTAGVLGYDAAAIPIGLVAVRRARLDDAKDRELTDFVHAVAGHVGLGRPFPRAVERVAAEESLGPLAPDVADLAFRLGLSTDEGDQRADALDAFVESVGTPLATQTVGLLSGALDAGSDAETAFETLQSEVGHLHHEKQTLRAALLAYVAVGWTTALLVVGIVVAVDTTVLDSFAQLSAVGGSMSAVGFDAAAVDPARAGYRFYVVTLATMLACGWFAGTASRGPFEALLHSGLLSLAALAVFAGVGVV; translated from the coding sequence GTGAGCACGAACCCGCTCGACCGCGGGCTGTACGCGCTCTTCAGCCGTCACGCCGACCGCGACCGCCACGCCGTCGACCGCCGCCGCTACCGCGTCGCCGGCCCCACTATCGGCTTCGACCTCTTCGTCGCCCGGCTCTACGGGGTCGCGTGGCTCGCCGCCCTCCTCGCCGCCGCCGGCGCGACCCTCCTCGTGCTCTCCCTCCCGCCCGCGACCGAGCACGCCCTCGCCGCCCTCGCGGCGCGCGTCGCCCCCGACGCCGCCCCCGAAATTCGGGTTCCACGTCTCCTCGGCGCGTTCGCGCTCGCGCTCCTCGTCGGCGTCACCGCCCGCGCGGGCACGGTCGCCGCCGTCCGCGCCTACCTCCGGTGGGCGGCGCGCGCCCGCCGCGTCGACGTCGAACGCACCCTCCCCGGTGCCGTCCGCTACCTCCGCGTCCTCGCGTCCGGCGAACCCGACCGCCGCGAACTCCTCGCCGCCGTCGCCGACCGCCCGAGCGCCTACGGCGGCACCGCCGCCGCCTTCCGCGACGTCCTCAACCGCGCCGCGGTGACCGGGAGCCTCGCCGGCGCGCTCCGCGACGCCGCGCGCGTCACGCCCTCCCGCGACCTCCTCGCGCCCTTCCTCCTCCAGTACCGCGAGCACGCCGCGCAGGGCTCCGACGCCGTCGAGGGCTACCTCCGGCTCGAAGCCCGAATGCTCGCGAACCGACAGGACCGCGCGCGCCGGCAGGCCGAGGGCTTCCTCGAACTCCTCTCCGAACTCTTCGTCGTTCTCCTCGTCCTCCCCGCGCTCCTCGTCGTCGTCGTGACCGCTCTCGGCGTGCTCGCGCCCGGGCTCGGCCGAGAGGTGCTGACGCCGCTCGGGGGCGTGACGCTCCGCGCGCTCGTCGTCTACGGGAGCGCCGGGTTCGTCCTCGTCGTCGGCCTCGCCGCCGCGGCGCTCGTCGACACCTTCCGCCTCGCCGGCTACGGCGGCGTCCGCCACGCCCGCTCGCCCGGCGTCGACACCCTCCGGAACGCGCTCTCTAACCCCGTCGACGCCATCCCCGTCTTCGGGCTGTTCGGCCTCGCGGTCGCCGTCGGCCTCGCCCTCGGCGGCGACGACCTCGTCACCGCCGGCGTCCTCGGCTACGACGCCGCCGCCATCCCTATCGGTCTCGTCGCCGTCCGCCGCGCCCGCCTCGACGACGCGAAAGACCGCGAACTCACCGACTTCGTGCACGCCGTCGCCGGCCACGTCGGCCTCGGCCGCCCCTTCCCGCGCGCCGTCGAACGCGTCGCCGCCGAGGAGTCGCTCGGCCCGCTCGCCCCCGACGTCGCCGACCTCGCCTTCCGCCTCGGCCTCAGCACGGACGAGGGCGACCAGCGCGCCGACGCCCTCGACGCCTTCGTCGAATCGGTGGGGACGCCGCTCGCGACACAGACTGTCGGCCTCCTCTCCGGCGCGCTCGACGCCGGGAGCGACGCCGAAACCGCCTTCGAGACCCTCCAGTCCGAAGTCGGCCACCTCCACCACGAGAAACAGACGCTCCGCGCCGCCCTCCTCGCCTACGTCGCGGTCGGCTGGACGACCGCACTCCTCGTCGTCGGCATCGTCGTCGCCGTCGACACCACAGTCCTCGACAGTTTCGCCCAGCTCTCGGCCGTCGGCGGGTCGATGAGCGCGGTCGGATTCGACGCGGCGGCGGTCGACCCGGCGCGCGCCGGCTACCGCTTCTACGTCGTGACGCTCGCGACCATGCTGGCCTGCGGGTGGTTCGCCGGCACCGCCAGTCGCGGCCCCTTCGAGGCGCTCCTCCACTCCGGCCTCCTCTCGCTCGCCGCGCTCGCCGTCTTCGCCGGGGTGGGCGTCGTATGA
- the thiD gene encoding bifunctional hydroxymethylpyrimidine kinase/phosphomethylpyrimidine kinase: MTAATPPYALTVATSDSGGGAGIQADLKTMTRLGAYGGSVVVAATAQNTRSVTETHVLPTDAIRAQFDAVADDFDVRAVKVGMLAAEPAVDAVADCLAAFDCPVVLDPVLVSTAGDVLLDPDAIDAYDRLFDRSTVVTPNADEAETLTGHRPTDPSGRDAAAGWFLDAGADAVLLKGGHVDRGDGTVRDYLVTDDGTHAFAHDHLDAVPTHGSGCTLSSAIAARLAHGDALPAAVERATDFTHATLRDAADVGANGSVNHLASER, from the coding sequence ATGACCGCGGCGACACCCCCGTACGCCCTCACGGTCGCGACGAGCGACTCCGGCGGCGGCGCGGGGATACAGGCTGACCTGAAGACGATGACGCGGCTCGGCGCGTACGGCGGGTCCGTCGTCGTCGCCGCGACCGCACAGAACACGCGCAGCGTCACGGAGACGCACGTCCTCCCGACGGACGCGATACGCGCGCAGTTCGACGCCGTCGCCGACGACTTCGACGTCCGCGCCGTCAAAGTCGGGATGCTCGCGGCCGAACCGGCCGTCGACGCGGTCGCGGACTGCCTCGCCGCGTTCGACTGCCCGGTCGTCCTCGACCCCGTGCTCGTCTCCACCGCCGGCGACGTCCTCCTCGACCCCGACGCCATCGACGCCTACGACCGGCTCTTCGACCGGTCGACGGTCGTCACGCCGAACGCCGACGAGGCCGAGACGCTCACCGGCCACCGGCCGACCGACCCGTCCGGCCGGGACGCCGCCGCGGGCTGGTTCCTCGACGCCGGCGCGGACGCCGTCCTCCTCAAGGGCGGACACGTCGACCGCGGCGACGGGACCGTTCGCGACTATCTCGTCACGGACGACGGAACGCACGCCTTCGCTCACGACCACCTCGACGCCGTGCCGACGCACGGCTCGGGCTGTACGCTCTCCAGCGCCATCGCGGCCCGTCTCGCGCACGGCGACGCGCTCCCCGCGGCGGTCGAACGCGCGACCGACTTCACGCACGCCACGCTCCGCGACGCGGCCGACGTCGGCGCGAACGGGAGCGTCAACCACCTCGCGAGCGAGCGTTAG
- the thiM gene encoding hydroxyethylthiazole kinase codes for MSAPDAAFDLDTAVGAVGEASPLVNALTNDVTVNDVANVALHWGGLPVMSDDEREVAEMVASADACLLNMGTVSERGEAAMLAAGEAAAEHGVPVVVDPVGVGATATRNRVAERLVTELDVAIVKGNYGEVSALVGADADVRGVESVGEYADIAETAVACARRTESVVVASGEVDVVATADGAVEVRAGDPMMARVVGTGCMLGMTLATFAGALDAPERAALAGTLAFGLAGEAAANGAFGGFDGPASYRTCFMDAVAGLDDRSLDAPADRVERIAGGDGE; via the coding sequence ATGAGCGCGCCCGACGCGGCGTTCGACCTCGACACCGCCGTGGGTGCCGTCGGCGAGGCGTCGCCGCTGGTGAACGCGCTCACCAACGACGTCACGGTGAACGACGTGGCGAACGTCGCGCTCCACTGGGGCGGCCTCCCCGTGATGTCCGACGACGAGCGCGAGGTCGCCGAGATGGTCGCGAGCGCGGACGCCTGCCTCCTCAACATGGGGACGGTGAGCGAACGCGGCGAGGCCGCGATGCTGGCCGCGGGCGAAGCCGCGGCCGAACACGGCGTCCCGGTCGTCGTCGACCCCGTAGGCGTCGGCGCGACCGCGACCAGAAATCGAGTCGCCGAACGCCTCGTCACCGAACTCGACGTCGCGATCGTCAAGGGGAACTACGGCGAGGTGTCGGCGCTCGTCGGTGCGGACGCGGACGTCCGGGGGGTGGAGTCGGTCGGCGAATACGCCGATATCGCGGAGACCGCGGTGGCGTGCGCGCGGCGGACGGAGAGCGTCGTCGTCGCGTCCGGCGAGGTCGACGTCGTCGCCACCGCTGACGGAGCCGTCGAGGTGCGCGCCGGCGACCCGATGATGGCCCGCGTGGTCGGGACGGGCTGTATGCTCGGCATGACGCTCGCGACGTTCGCGGGCGCGCTCGACGCCCCCGAGCGGGCCGCACTCGCCGGAACGCTCGCGTTCGGTCTCGCCGGGGAAGCCGCCGCGAACGGCGCGTTCGGCGGTTTCGACGGCCCGGCGAGCTACCGGACGTGCTTCATGGACGCCGTCGCCGGCCTGGACGACCGCTCTCTCGACGCGCCGGCCGACCGAGTGGAACGCATCGCCGGAGGTGACGGCGAATGA